Proteins encoded by one window of Chryseobacterium sp. POL2:
- the mltG gene encoding endolytic transglycosylase MltG encodes MKKLISIVIIAVIAIGGYFGYRFYSKYYGSNVSKEGFVLIPQNADFKKVMDSLRPYLSNVDNFESVAKDKNLAENIKAGRYEIKSGTNNSNLVNMIKAGNQTPDNFRIKDFDDVYQMIGRVTRKTELDSARFVKDFDAIAQEKAYKNAEDLKKYFFNDTYQFFWTVTPKEFFEKFNKDYQEFWNNNRIAKEKQSGLSRDQIYALASIVYKESGGKKDEQKTIAGLYLNRYKKGMKLQSDPTVIYAINKTSNFTKQIKRVYYKDLKTPSPYNTYANAGIPPGPICVVDKNSIDAVLDADHNNYIYMCADPARLGYHKFTDNDVEHAKNAKAYQDWLNAKQIK; translated from the coding sequence ATGAAAAAACTAATCTCGATTGTCATTATTGCGGTTATTGCCATTGGTGGTTATTTTGGATATCGTTTTTATTCCAAATACTATGGAAGCAATGTTAGCAAAGAAGGATTTGTACTCATTCCACAGAATGCTGATTTCAAAAAAGTAATGGACTCTCTTCGACCTTATTTATCAAATGTTGATAATTTTGAAAGTGTTGCAAAAGACAAAAATCTTGCAGAAAATATCAAAGCGGGTCGCTACGAAATAAAATCTGGCACCAACAACAGCAATCTTGTTAATATGATAAAAGCTGGAAACCAAACGCCAGATAATTTCAGAATTAAAGATTTTGATGATGTTTATCAAATGATAGGACGTGTTACCAGAAAAACAGAACTCGACTCCGCAAGATTTGTAAAAGATTTTGATGCTATCGCTCAAGAAAAAGCTTATAAAAATGCCGAGGATCTCAAAAAATATTTTTTTAATGACACGTACCAATTTTTTTGGACCGTAACGCCAAAAGAGTTTTTTGAAAAATTTAATAAAGATTATCAAGAATTTTGGAATAACAATCGTATTGCCAAAGAAAAACAATCTGGCTTATCAAGAGATCAAATTTACGCTTTAGCCTCTATCGTTTACAAAGAATCTGGCGGTAAAAAAGACGAACAAAAAACCATTGCTGGGCTTTATCTTAACCGTTACAAAAAAGGCATGAAACTGCAAAGCGACCCAACAGTAATCTATGCTATCAACAAAACAAGTAATTTCACAAAGCAAATAAAACGCGTCTATTACAAAGACCTAAAAACGCCATCGCCATATAACACCTATGCCAACGCAGGCATTCCACCAGGACCTATCTGCGTTGTTGATAAAAACTCCATCGACGCGGTGCTAGACGCTGACCATAATAACTACATCTATATGTGTGCTGATCCAGCAAGATTGGGTTATCATAAATTCACTGATAATGATGTGGAACATGCCAAAAATGCCAAAGCTTATCAAGATTGGCTTAATGCAAAACAGATAAAATAA
- the lipA gene encoding lipoyl synthase: MENTITQKPKWIRVKLPTGKNYRELRNLVDKYKLNTICQSGSCPNMGECWGEGTATFMILGNICTRSCGFCGVKTGKPLDVNWDEPEKVARSIKLMKIKHAVLTSVDRDDLKDMGSILWAETVNAVRRISPGTTMETLIPDFQGITKHLDRLIEVAPEVISHNMETVKRLTREVRIQAKYERSLDVLRYLKEAGQHRTKTGVMLGLGETKEEVFQTIEDIRNANVDVITLGQYLQPTKKHLPVQRFITPEEFDEYGAFARDLGFRHVESSPLVRSSYHAEKHIH, from the coding sequence ATGGAAAATACAATCACGCAAAAACCAAAATGGATTCGTGTAAAATTACCAACAGGTAAGAACTACCGTGAGTTGCGAAATTTGGTGGATAAGTATAAGCTAAATACCATTTGTCAAAGTGGAAGTTGTCCCAATATGGGCGAATGTTGGGGAGAAGGTACCGCAACTTTTATGATTTTAGGAAATATTTGTACGCGTTCTTGTGGATTTTGTGGTGTTAAAACAGGCAAGCCATTGGATGTTAACTGGGATGAGCCAGAAAAAGTGGCGCGTTCTATCAAATTAATGAAAATCAAACATGCGGTTTTGACATCTGTTGATCGCGACGATCTTAAAGATATGGGGTCTATCTTATGGGCGGAAACCGTGAATGCCGTAAGGAGAATTTCTCCAGGAACCACGATGGAAACTTTGATCCCCGATTTCCAAGGTATTACAAAACACCTCGATAGATTGATAGAAGTGGCACCAGAAGTGATTTCTCATAATATGGAAACGGTAAAACGTCTGACGCGCGAAGTCCGCATCCAGGCGAAATATGAGAGAAGTTTGGATGTTCTAAGATATCTTAAAGAAGCCGGTCAACATCGTACCAAAACGGGCGTTATGCTAGGATTGGGCGAAACAAAAGAGGAGGTTTTCCAAACCATCGAAGATATTAGAAATGCGAATGTCGATGTTATCACACTTGGTCAATATCTTCAACCCACCAAAAAACATTTGCCTGTACAACGTTTTATCACGCCGGAAGAATTTGACGAATATGGCGCGTTTGCAAGAGATTTAGGATTCCGTCATGTGGAAAGTTCGCCTTTGGTGCGCAGTTCTTATCATGCCGAAAAACATATTCATTAA
- a CDS encoding RNA polymerase sigma factor: protein MKKETLIELVQNAKDKDQKAQTQLINLFWVDVFSFVMKKVKDENDADEITVHVFSKVLSKLDMYDPNFQFKTWILTIAQNTIIDFWRKKSRESEDANDSLDEVKNHFAKSPEELLISEEEQRKIVQIIETMDAKYQDIIKLRFFEEKSIKEIAEDLKLSVANTKVRIMRAKKVLSEMLKDNGTDF, encoded by the coding sequence ATGAAAAAAGAAACCTTAATAGAATTAGTCCAAAATGCTAAGGATAAAGACCAAAAAGCACAGACACAACTGATTAATCTCTTTTGGGTTGATGTGTTCTCATTTGTGATGAAAAAAGTGAAAGACGAAAATGATGCCGACGAAATCACTGTGCATGTCTTTTCAAAAGTCTTGTCAAAGTTGGATATGTATGATCCCAATTTTCAATTTAAAACCTGGATTTTGACCATTGCACAAAATACAATAATTGATTTTTGGAGGAAAAAAAGTCGCGAAAGCGAAGATGCCAACGACTCGCTAGACGAAGTTAAAAATCATTTTGCAAAATCGCCTGAAGAATTGTTAATCTCAGAAGAAGAACAAAGAAAAATCGTTCAGATTATCGAGACGATGGATGCGAAATACCAAGACATCATAAAACTTCGCTTTTTTGAAGAAAAAAGTATTAAAGAAATTGCAGAGGACTTGAAACTTTCTGTCGCCAATACCAAAGTAAGGATAATGCGCGCCAAAAAAGTTTTATCCGAAATGTTGAAAGATAACGGAACCGATTTTTAA
- the dapF gene encoding diaminopimelate epimerase has product MKFYKYQGTGNDFVMIDNRNTDFPKDNTELIQKLCDRRFGIGGDGLILLENDAHYDFKMLYYNADGNESSMCGNGGRCIVAFAHFLDIFEDKTSFTAIDGLHEAEIKSGIVKLKMIDVDCLKMIDNDFELNTGSPHYVKYVDDVENYDVYHIGNKIRNSDTYKEKGINVNFVTELPENKLFVRTYERGVEDETFSCGTGVTAAALTFMKKKHLSSVPVKVLGGQLKVYAEETEGKFKNIWLEGPAKQVFIGNIEI; this is encoded by the coding sequence ATGAAATTTTATAAATATCAAGGTACTGGTAACGATTTTGTAATGATCGACAATCGTAATACAGACTTCCCAAAAGACAATACAGAACTCATCCAAAAGCTTTGTGACAGGCGTTTTGGTATTGGCGGCGATGGTCTTATTTTATTAGAAAATGATGCACATTACGATTTCAAAATGTTGTATTATAATGCTGATGGTAACGAGAGCAGCATGTGTGGTAATGGCGGCAGATGCATTGTTGCTTTTGCTCATTTTTTGGATATTTTCGAAGATAAAACAAGCTTTACTGCCATTGATGGTCTGCATGAAGCGGAAATAAAAAGTGGCATTGTAAAACTAAAAATGATTGATGTAGATTGTTTAAAAATGATTGATAACGATTTTGAACTAAACACAGGTTCTCCGCATTATGTGAAGTATGTTGATGATGTCGAAAACTATGATGTTTATCATATTGGTAACAAAATCCGAAATTCAGATACATATAAAGAGAAAGGCATCAATGTTAATTTTGTAACAGAACTCCCTGAGAACAAGCTATTTGTAAGAACTTATGAACGCGGTGTTGAAGACGAAACTTTCAGTTGTGGAACGGGTGTTACAGCAGCGGCTTTAACTTTTATGAAAAAGAAACATCTAAGCTCTGTGCCTGTTAAAGTTTTGGGTGGTCAACTCAAAGTATATGCAGAAGAAACAGAAGGAAAATTTAAAAACATTTGGTTAGAAGGTCCTGCCAAACAAGTATTTATAGGAAATATAGAAATCTAA